Part of the Bacteroides acidifaciens genome, CTAGATGTGCCATTGGATGTTCAGGGGGCTATTATTGACGAAGAAAAACTGCGTGAATTTTCATCGGAAGAGATAGAAAAAGAAGCTCCTTTGTTAAAAGAAGAATGTGTAGAATTGCTGCTTCAAAAGATTCAGGCAGCGAAAAGTCCGGTTGTTTATGTTGGCAATGGAGTGCGCCTAGCTGGAAGGGTCGATCAGTTTTTGTCGATCGTAGAGAAACTGAATGTACCTGTCGTGACTGCTATTAGCGGTTCGGATATTATTTGGCATGACCATCTTTTATGTTTCGGAAAACCTGGAATATGTGGAGATCGTATTGGTAATATAATGGTACAGAATTCGGACTTGTTGATTGTGTTGGGTACTCGTTTGAGTATTAGGCAGATAAGTTATGCATATGACTTATTGGCTCCCAAAGCTTACAAAGTGATGGTTGATATTGACGAAAATGAATTGAAGAAACCGACTCTTTCTATTGATTTACCAATTCATGCTGATTTACGAGATTTTCTGGATCTCTTTCAGGCTAAATTGTCAGGAACATGCCTTCCGTCTTTTGAACATTGGAGAAATTGGGGACGTGCGATTGAAAAAGAACTGCCGACTTTGTTTGATGATAATCCTTCAGTACCGGAATATATAAGTTCATATGTTTTTGCTGATGAATTGTTTAAGCAGTTGCATGAGGGGGATGTAGTGGTGACAGGAAATGGTACAGCCTATACTTCGACCTATCAGGCTATGAAAGTAAATAGAGGAGTACGTGTATTTGCAAACCAAGGTTGTGCGGCTATGGGGTATGACTTGCCTGCCGCTATTGGTGCGGCAATTGCTAATGACAAAGGTCGTACAATTCTTGTAACGGGAGATGGAAGTGTTCAAATGAATATTCAGGAGCTCCAGACGCTGTTGACTTATCATATTCCGCTGAAAGTATTTATATTGGAGAACCAAGGGTATTTGGCTATTAAGACGACTCAGCAGTCTTTCTTTCAAGGGCATTATATGGGGAGCGATCCTAGTAGTGGAGTGGTTTGCCCCGATATGGAAAAGATAGCAAATGCTTATGGTATTCCTTTTCTCAGGTTAAATCAGGAAGGAGATTCTTTGAAAAGTTCAATAGCTACTGTTCTTCGGTATGAAGGAGCGTATATTTGCGAAATAAAGATGCACCCGCTTCAAACCCTTTATCCAAAGTCCGCTTCTTTTATGGATAAGAATGGGAAAATGTCTTCTGCTCCTTTGGAGAAAATGGCTCCTTTCATGCCTGATGAACTTCAGGAGAAATGTGTATATTGTCATATTTAATCAGGCAGGCTACTTATGAGTAATAATACGATACTACTTTCTCTTTGTATTCCTACTTATAACAGGGTGGGAACTTTGACTGTGATGCTGGAACGGGTTGTACATGATCCGGATTTTGATGAGGAAGTGGAGATTGTAATTTCTGATAATTGTTCTACTGATGATACAGAAGCGCAAATACGCAGAATGGCTTCAGAGTATCCTAATATTAAATATTATCGTAACTCGGAAAATGTTCAAGACCGGAA contains:
- a CDS encoding thiamine pyrophosphate-binding protein; protein product: MVKVSDFIFEYLYAQYGVEQVFLVTGGGAMHLNDAIGRNKHIKYVCNHHEQAAAIAAEGYYRSSGKLCVTNVTTGPGGTNALTGVLGQWCDSIPALYISGQVKQSTTICACPELNLRQLGDQEVDIVDIVKPITKMAVMVTDPLDIKYYLDKAVFLALNGRPGPVWLDVPLDVQGAIIDEEKLREFSSEEIEKEAPLLKEECVELLLQKIQAAKSPVVYVGNGVRLAGRVDQFLSIVEKLNVPVVTAISGSDIIWHDHLLCFGKPGICGDRIGNIMVQNSDLLIVLGTRLSIRQISYAYDLLAPKAYKVMVDIDENELKKPTLSIDLPIHADLRDFLDLFQAKLSGTCLPSFEHWRNWGRAIEKELPTLFDDNPSVPEYISSYVFADELFKQLHEGDVVVTGNGTAYTSTYQAMKVNRGVRVFANQGCAAMGYDLPAAIGAAIANDKGRTILVTGDGSVQMNIQELQTLLTYHIPLKVFILENQGYLAIKTTQQSFFQGHYMGSDPSSGVVCPDMEKIANAYGIPFLRLNQEGDSLKSSIATVLRYEGAYICEIKMHPLQTLYPKSASFMDKNGKMSSAPLEKMAPFMPDELQEKCVYCHI